A single Dermacentor albipictus isolate Rhodes 1998 colony chromosome 3, USDA_Dalb.pri_finalv2, whole genome shotgun sequence DNA region contains:
- the LOC139057332 gene encoding uncharacterized protein, producing the protein MDVYEREYGDLLYLGNKATAYQQFYNSNIKMMLTKYNFLPLELIKCRMQSFWRKLLARNPALRSRHESDVRAAKLLCSKKKPVKTRQRKLQKKARSSYKPRRRGSQKAECLTESDEDDQGDLYRTPLPGFRSKRNNRRVAENRYMPLDIQVTRHAQALAEENKRPTSSENNGEEQEHAEKLEEESSLTSHETTEMNRSGAPEHCTSDDTTGYHEEVGNQRALSTTKHLTTTHEPSFYTANTTADKQNSLTCKDAQKTAAATKFNGSDMAGIATLVHSGQSTTHDVTVGVKTIVSGLECSRRQTGNAEQLQLDTIIKEKKLDADLVAYEEKGAAQLHLHKDKGDDNDVPDHFATQTTVTISRSASHEEGSVGAAFEDSDGSKEGTPTQSNKLRQLETTLPENAVQNKPITSHSEESCRYLTSHINEGVTTEQSCTQWFKLQECEKFEGKQLQDVKSKPKQDVIKQLKESGIPVLITQPHDAATPKTPVTTTQEHDNYEATGFSRLQKTRKSSAEVINEKPQNECVSISYDRCKTDSKSPTLKSTENIQPGKSHHNITKTKKQEEPKSFSNDAPTGHKQGRRTGGRGVKKTKLSLSYLTRIAKNKKKHPADVKNKGKKSESKQVHASVLQHTAMSTANKSDDESGNDVQRNHAVVSSDHKGHKMCKRPLTDKCPTGVGIKSDKLDIRPASVFQPTTMSVSHKSKDESGNDAAATSRLYEGHKKCKKLLTDKCPADVGNKNGKLDNRQQPASVLRHTAASTANKSDDSQSDGTDSQKNVTVVSSDHEGHKMCKRPLTDKCPAGAGTTSDKLDIRPASVLQPTTMSVPHKSKDESGNDAAVTSRLYEGHKKCKKPLTDERPADVGNKSGKLDNRQQPASVLRHTAASTANKSDDSQNDETDSQKNVTVVSSDHEGHKMCKKPLTDKFPADAGNKSEVPDNRQRHASVLQHTTTSALNKSDDKSGNDVQRNAAVVSRPQEGHKISKKPLTDKCPTDVDNRSQNLKNGQRNASVLQHTTMSTSKKGYDKSGNDVQENATTVPEAHKGHNVHKKPPKESADFNKKDSNTRLTKVATKRIIQRDNIQNAAMTRHDMQKEQKEIHEKTCGMPIDSKKESGQVITSKICMERTSNARMDIMADSTACEQQQENNEIAVKEKVGHNTKLVPVGDNVYMETKAAKHRGMAGHRAIVYPKQHTRKGAVANPVALEKFSNTCKELQEDKTSSDTNAKMVMSKNFAKGSKVTTKNATATSLERQCQTKLCDRTVTRCLMSKTKVSSAKAMQEEAAMMCCDDAEAIPNEENSKHPSSPAREAVTCTESSDNVLAKYSFKTPKSVKSVELRCPQTPLKRRSLRQKNLRMLALGNGETGAALVDDKQSDPETPLGSRAKYTKQEAEKANEKRLQSWAQGMYKEHNQQIQETSKAWTENETENEEGQQSGPRSMKQQELTWSSNTSSDHPSTKQPVISTCARDDDVWDKCQQPAVKLFSQDKGNSVHLAHLSPSMKGDVTSDKQQQSDTNGDIEMSQMRSSEDLRGLTQYPTQNLERLKAAQNLSPTTDMQEDSTNEMEVDEDDDLPCLTRTLNRMQACSLYSRNEARAAVITTNTTGDAIGREPNAESALKCEKEVAKRSNREITENGEQIRTHDMTKEVRNTGKILNDPNVGTDLEASDDEDDSSILFSIDDDDEAAASDRSHSFFQMKVTPTPLNFLKSSQDRNDSESEEELFPWLTDKVEPETNKRKGKPLSENASHKSGMNRPDFKRLRFQQEDSGRQPSNATQLRTAKRVTIVDAATQETHKMYGKRQHTFPIPSYKREHDGCDHSSVCTDPPPLLSRREAEFFESDNDEDLSHDADDYEV; encoded by the exons ATGGATGTGTATGAAAGAGAGTACGGTGACCTCCTTTACCTGGGAAACAAGGCAACGGCCTATCAACAGTTTTACAACTCCAACATAAAAATGATGCTAACAAAATACAACTTTCTCCCACTGGAGCTCATTAAATGCAGAATGCAAAGCTTTTGGAGGAAGCTTCTGGCGAGAAATCCTGCTTTAAG GAGCAGGCACGAGAGTGACGTCAGAGCAGCAAAGCTCCTCTGTTCAAAGAAAAAACCAGTAAAGACCAGACAAAG AAAGCTGCAAAAGAAAGCCCGATCAAGTTACAAGCCACGGCGAAGAGGTTCACAGAAAGCAGAATGTTTGACAGAGAGTGATGAAGATGATCAAGGTGACCTCTATCGCACCCCACTTCCTGGCTTCAGGTCCAAGAGGAATAACAGAAGGGTGGCAGAGAATCGTTACATGCCTCTGGATATACAAGTCACTAGACATGCTCAAGCTCTtgcagaagaaaacaaaagaccAACATCATCTGAGAACAATGGCGAGGAACAAGAACATGCAGAAAAGCTGGAAGAGGAATCTTCGTTAACAAGTCACGAAACAACCGAAATGAACAGAAGTGGTGCACCAGAACACTGCACATCTGATGATACCACAGGCTACCATGAGGAGGTAGGCAACCAGAGGGCCCTGTCCACAACTAAGCATCTTACAACAACACATGAACCTTCATTCTACACAGCCAACACAACCGCGGACAAACAGAACAGCTTGACCTGTAAGGATGCACAGAAGACTGCAGCTGCCACTAAGTTCAATGGGTCAGATATGGCTGGCATAGCAACACTGGTGCACTCAGGCCAATCAACAACACATGATGTCACAGTTGGTGTAAAGACAATTGTTAGTGGCCTGGAATGTTCAAGGCGACAAACGGGTAATGCTGAGCAACTGCAACTCGACACAATCATCAAGGAGAAAAAACTTGATGCAGACTTGGTGGCATATGAGGAAAAAGGGGCTGCCCAACTGCACTTGCACAAAGACAAAGGAGATGACAATGATGTTCCTGACCACTTTGCTACACAGACAACGGTGACAATCTCCAGAAGTGCGAGTCATGAGGAAGGGAGCGTTGGTGCTGCATTTGAGGACAGTGATGGCAGTAAGGAAGGAACTCCGACGCAATCAAACAAACTGAGACAACTTGAGACAACTTTGCCAGAAAATGCTGTGCAAAATAAACCCATAACCAGCCACTCGGAAGAAAGCTGCAGATACTTGACAAGTCACATTAATGAAGGTGTCACCACTGAACAGTCCTGCACTCAATGGTTCAAGTTACAAGAATGTGAGAAGTTTGAAGGGAAGCAGCTACAAGATGTCAAAAGCAAACCAAAACAGGATGTGATCAAACAGCTCAAAGAAAGTGGCATTCCAGTACTCATAACACAACCACATGATGCTGCCACACCAAAAACGCCAGTAACAACTACGCAAGAACACGACAACTATGAGGCAACTGGATTTAGCAGGTTacagaaaacaagaaaatcaTCAGCAGAGGTCATCAATGAAAAACCACAGAATGAGTGTGTAAGCATAAGTTATGACAGATGCAAAACTGATTCAAAATCACCAACACTCAAATCGACAGAAAATATACAACCTGGAAAGTCACATCACAACATCACTAAGACCAAGAAGCAAGAGGAGCCCAAGTCGTTCTCCAATGATGCACCTACAGGGCATAAACAAGGCAGACGTACTGGAGGCAGAGGTGTTAAGAAGACAAAGTTGTCACTCAGCTATCTAACTCGGATagctaaaaacaagaaaaaacatccaGCAGATGTTAAAAATAAGGGAAAAAAATCGGAGAGTAAGCAAGTACATGCTTCAGTTTTGCAACATACTGCAATGTCAACCGCAAACAAAAGTGACGACGAAAGTGGGAATGATGTTCAGAGGAATCATGCAGTGGTCTCCAGTGATCACAAAGGACACAAGATGTGCAAAAGGCCACTCACTGACAAATGCCCTACAGGTGTTGGCATCAAGAGTGACAAACTAGACATTAGGCCTGCTTCAGTTTTTCAACCTACCACAATGTCAGTGTCACACAAAAGTAAAGATGAAAGTGGGAATGATGCTGCAGCGACCTCCAGACTTTATGAAGGGCACAAGAAATGCAAAAAGCTGCTCACTGACAAATGCCCTGCAGATGTTGGCAACAAAAATGGCAAGCTAGACAATAGGCAGCAACCTGCTTCGGTTCTGCGACATACTGCAGCATCaacagcaaacaaaagtgacgacAGTCAGAGTGATGGGACTGATTCTCAGAAGAATGTCACAGTGGTCTCCAGTGATCACGAAGGACACAAGATGTGCAAAAGGCCACTCACTGACAAATGCCCTGCAGGTGCTGGCACCACGAGTGACAAATTAGACATTAGGCCTGCTTCAGTTTTGCAACCTACCACAATGTCAGTGCCACACAAAAGTAAAGATGAAAGTGGGAATGATGCTGCAGTGACCTCCAGACTTTATGAAGGGCACAAGAAATGCAAAAAACCGCTCACTGACGAACGCCCTGCAGATGTTGGCAACAAGAGTGGCAAACTAGACAATAGGCAACAACCTGCTTCGGTTCTGCGACATACTGCAGCATCaacagcaaacaaaagtgacgacAGTCAGAATGATGAGACTGATTCACAGAAGAATGTCACAGTGGTCTCCAGTGACCACGAAGGACACAAGATGTGCAAAAAGCCACTCACTGACAAATTCCCTGCAGATGCTGGCAACAAGAGTGAAGTACCAGACAACAGGCAGAGACATGCTTCAGTTTTGCAACATACCACAACATCAGCGTTAAATAAAAGTGATGACAAAAGTGGGAATGATGTTCAAAGAAATGCTGCAGTTGTCTCCAGACCTCAAGAAGGACACAAGATAAGCAAAAAGCCACTCACTGACAAATGCCCAACAGATGTTGACAACAGGAGTCAAAATCTGAAAAATGGGCAAAGAAATGCTTCGGTGTTACAACATACCACAATGTCAACATCAAAGAAAGGGTATGACAAAAGTGGGAATGATGTTCAGGAGAATGCCACAACAGTCCCTGAAGCTCACAAAGGCCACAACGTACACAAAAAGCCACCAAAGGAGTCTGCAGACTTTAACAAGAAAGATAGCAATACAAGATTAACAAAAGTGGCAACCAAAAGGATTATTCAAAGAGATAATATACAAAATGCTGCCATGACAAGACACGACAtgcaaaaagaacaaaaggaAATACATGAAAAGACATGTGGCATGCCAATTGACAGCAAGAAGGAATCAGGACAAGTTATAACAAGCAAAATATGCATGGAAAGAACGAGCAATGCAAGGATGGACATCATGGCTGATTCCACAGCATGTGAACAGCAGCAAGAGAACAATGAAATAGCAGTAAAGGAAAAAGTAGGCCACAATACGAAGCTGGTACCGGTCGGTGACAATGTTTACATGGAAACAAAAGCTGCAAAGCATAGGGGCATGGCAGGCCATAGGGCTATTGTATACCCTAAACAACATACCAGAAAGGGTGCAGTGGCCAATCCAGTAGCGCTTGAAAAGTTCAGCAACACTTGTAAAGAGTTACAAGAGGACAAGACAAGCAGTGATACCAACGCCAAGATGGTGATGAGCAAGAATTTTGCTAAAGGTAGCAAGGTAACTACAAAAAATGCTACAGCCACTTCCTTGGAAAGACAATGCCAAACGAAACTATGTGATAGGACAGTGACAAGGTGTCTAATGTCCAAGACAAAAGTCTCATCTGCAAAGGCCATGCAAGAGGAAGCAGCTATGATGTGCTGTGATGATGCTGAGGCCATTCCTAATGAAGAAAATAGCAAGCATCCTAGTAGTCCTGCCAGAGAAGCTGTAACATGTACGGAGTCAAGCGATAATGTGCTGGCTAAATATAGCTTCAAAACTCCAAAGTCTGTAAAATCAGTTGAACTCCGATGCCCACAAACACCGCTCAAGCGCAGAAGTCTCAGACAAAAGAATCTGAGGATGCTAGCTCTTGGAAACGGCGAAACTGGAGCTGCTCTTGTGGATGACAAACAGAGTGACCCAGAAACTCCCTTAGGTTCCAGAGCCAAGTACACAAAACAAGAGGCAGAAAAGGCCAATGAGAAAAGGCTTCAGAGCTGGGCACAAGGTATGTACAAGGAACATAACCAACAAATTCAAGAAACGAGTAAGGCatggacagaaaatgagacaGAAAATGAAGAAGGACAACAGAGTGGCCCAAGAAGCATGAAACAGCAGGAACTCACTTGGAGCTCCAACACTTCCTCTGACCATCCTAGCACCAAACAGCCTGTAATATCTACATGCGCTCGTGACGATGATGTGTGGGATAAATGTCAACAACCTGCAGTAAAATTATTCAGCCAAGACAAAGGCAACAGTGTGCACCTAGCACATCTTTCACCGTCAATGAAAGGAGATGTCACAAGTGATAAGCAGCAGCAAAGTGACACAAATGGGGACATTGAAATGTCTCAGATGAGAAGCTCGGAAGATCTTCGCGGCTTGACACAGTACCCTACCCAAAATTTAGAAAGACTTAAGGCAGCTCAGAATCTGTCCCCGACCACAGATATGCAAGAGGACAGTACAAATGAAATGGAAGTAGATGAGGATGATGATCTACCTTGCTTGACACGAACATTAAATAGGATGCAAGCCTGCAGTCTTTACTCACGAAATGAAGCCAGAGCAGCTGTCATTACAACAAATACAACAGGAGATGCCATTGGGAGAGAACCAAATGCTGAATCAGCTCTAAAATGTGAAAAAGAAGTAGCAAAAAGATCAAATCGGGAGATAACTGAAAATGGAGAACAGATAAGGACACACGATATGACAAAGGAAGTAAGGAACACAGGAAAAATATTAAATGATCCGAACGTAGGAACAGACCTTGAAGCCAGCGATGACGAAGATGACTCCTCCATTTTGTTCAGTATTGACGATGACGATGAAGCAGCTGCATCTGATAGATCTCACAGCTTTTTCCAAATGAAGGTCACTCCAACTCCACTTAACTTTCTGAAGAGCTCTCAGGACAGAAATGATTCAGAGtctgaagaagaacttttccccTGGCTCACAGACAAGGTGGAGCCAGAAACAAACAAGAGAAAAGGCAAACCATTGTCTGAGAACGCCTCTCACAAAAGTGGCATGAACAGACCAGATTTTAAACGGCTGCGTTTTCAGCAGGAGGATTCTGGGAGACAGCCCAGCAATGCCACGCAGTTAAGGACTGCCAAAAGAGTGACAATAGTCGATGCAGCTacacaggaaactcacaagatgTATGGGAAACGACAGCACACTTTTCCCATTCCCTCCTACAAACGAGAGCAC GATGGCTGTGACCA